The following coding sequences are from one Salvia hispanica cultivar TCC Black 2014 chromosome 3, UniMelb_Shisp_WGS_1.0, whole genome shotgun sequence window:
- the LOC125211548 gene encoding F-box/LRR-repeat protein 25-like isoform X9, with amino-acid sequence MENPKRCIHEDLLRDLPDCLLFDIFWRLPMTDVVRTSVLSKRWRNFWTTAPFLNFDNRAMLLGDGSKLQNFVNQALSCWNGDRVLKFRFHSYHEIASSMYSDVDLWVNFAQRNGVEELHLHVLCITKRAWPGFDGKEVYRVPPCLYSYSSLKELSLQSCNLEISGNVQWNKLESLKINAYTAAPAVINQILSVLDSVPFGLGHFLQIWLSHALSQILQSIQHAENIALSDCCTEVVGALKMNCVHSAFLNVKSLELRCCFDDYKQVVGVLAMFPRLEKLIIRDKKEEGLQDDTEPLKFEANIPESFLLQLRTIEVTWSERYDIFPLIEILLKYASKLEKIVFQLYEIKSPAPSNSLSLVSQKLKGMQRSSTNCTINITQLRI; translated from the exons ATGGAAAACCCAAAGAGATGTATTCACGAGGACCTGCTACGAGACTTACCCGATTGTTTATTGTTTGACATATTTTGGAGGTTGCCAATGACAGATGTGGTTAGGACTTCTGTTCTATCCAAACGCTGGAGGAATTTTTGGACCACTGCCCCCTTTCTTAACTTCGATAATCGTGCTATGTTGCTTGGTGATGGTAGTAAGCTTCAGAATTTTGTTAATCAGGCTTTGTCATGCTGGAATGGGGATAGGGTTTTGAAGTTCAGGTTTCATTCGTATCATGAGATTGCGAGTTCAATGTATAGCGATGTTGATTTGTGGGTGAATTTTGCACAGAGAAATGGAGTCGAAGAATTACATTTACATGTGTTGTGCATTACTAAAAGAGCTTGGCCTGGTTTTGATGGTAAGGAAGTTTACCGCGTGCCACCGTGCCTCTACTCTTACTCATCCCTAAAAGAGTTATCACTCCAATCTTGTAACTTGGAGATTAGTGGAAATGTGCAGTGGAATAAACTCGAGAGTTTGAAGATTAATGCTTACACGGCTGCTCCAGCTGTGATTAACCAAATATTGTCTG TTCTTGATTCGGTGCCCTTTGGTTTAGGCCATTTTTTGCAGATTTGGTTGTCACACGCATTGAGTCAAATTCTTCAAAGCATTCAACATGCGGAAAACATCGCGTTATCAGACTGTTGCACCGAG GTGGTTGGAGCTTTGAAAATGAATTGTGTGCACTCAGCTTTTCTCAATGTCAAATCCCTAGAACTCAGATGTTGTTTTGATGACTACAAACAAGTAGTAGGTGTTCTAGCAATGTTCCCTCGGTTGGAGAAATTAATCATTAGAGACAAGAAAGAAGAAGGCCTCCAAGATGACACCGAGCCACTCAAGTTTGAGGCAAATATTCCCGAGTCCTTTCTTCTTCAGCTGAGGACGATTGAGGTTACTTGGTCTGAGCGCTACGACATATTCCCATTGATTGAGATTTTGTTAAAATACGCAAGCAAGCTAGAAAAGATTGTTTTCCAATTATATGAAATCAAGTCGCCTGCACCGTCAAATTCTCTGTCTTTGGTGTCACAGAAACTGAAGGGGATGCAGAGATCTTCGACTAACTGCACAATTAATATCACCCAGCTACGCATTTAA
- the LOC125211548 gene encoding F-box/LRR-repeat protein 25-like isoform X7 has translation MENPKRCIHEDLLRDLPDCLLFDIFWRLPMTDVVRTSVLSKRWRNFWTTAPFLNFDNRAMLLGDGSKLQNFVNQALSCWNGDRVLKFRFHSYHEIASSMYSDVDLWVNFAQRNGVEELHLHVLCITKRAWPGFDGKEVYRVPPCLYSYSSLKELSLQSCNLEISGNVQWNKLESLKINAYTAAPAVINQILSGTPQLKVFHLTYVDKGGILSIQSSSLKELSIDKYILWRDDLLALSDLRICTPNLETLEIKGLPYRKYFLTDVSSLTRAVLDSVPFGLGHFLQIWLSHALSQILQSIQHAENIALSDCCTEVVGALKMNCVHSAFLNVKSLELRCCFDDYKQVVGVLAMFPRLEKLIIRDKKEEGLQDDTEPLKFEANIPESFLLQLRTIEVTW, from the exons ATGGAAAACCCAAAGAGATGTATTCACGAGGACCTGCTACGAGACTTACCCGATTGTTTATTGTTTGACATATTTTGGAGGTTGCCAATGACAGATGTGGTTAGGACTTCTGTTCTATCCAAACGCTGGAGGAATTTTTGGACCACTGCCCCCTTTCTTAACTTCGATAATCGTGCTATGTTGCTTGGTGATGGTAGTAAGCTTCAGAATTTTGTTAATCAGGCTTTGTCATGCTGGAATGGGGATAGGGTTTTGAAGTTCAGGTTTCATTCGTATCATGAGATTGCGAGTTCAATGTATAGCGATGTTGATTTGTGGGTGAATTTTGCACAGAGAAATGGAGTCGAAGAATTACATTTACATGTGTTGTGCATTACTAAAAGAGCTTGGCCTGGTTTTGATGGTAAGGAAGTTTACCGCGTGCCACCGTGCCTCTACTCTTACTCATCCCTAAAAGAGTTATCACTCCAATCTTGTAACTTGGAGATTAGTGGAAATGTGCAGTGGAATAAACTCGAGAGTTTGAAGATTAATGCTTACACGGCTGCTCCAGCTGTGATTAACCAAATATTGTCTGGTACTCCTCAGTTGAAAGTCTTTCACCTGACTTATGTTGACAAAGGTGGAATATTGAGTATCCAATCTAGTAGTTTGAAAGAGCTGTCTATTGACAAGTACATTTTGTGGCGCGACGATCTACTTGCGCTTTCGGATCTGAGAATCTGTACCCCGAATCTTGAAACATTAGAGATTAAAGGACTTCCATATAGGAAGTATTTTCTGACGGATGTCTCATCTTTGACACGTGCAGTTCTTGATTCGGTGCCCTTTGGTTTAGGCCATTTTTTGCAGATTTGGTTGTCACACGCATTGAGTCAAATTCTTCAAAGCATTCAACATGCGGAAAACATCGCGTTATCAGACTGTTGCACCGAG GTGGTTGGAGCTTTGAAAATGAATTGTGTGCACTCAGCTTTTCTCAATGTCAAATCCCTAGAACTCAGATGTTGTTTTGATGACTACAAACAAGTAGTAGGTGTTCTAGCAATGTTCCCTCGGTTGGAGAAATTAATCATTAGAGACAAGAAAGAAGAAGGCCTCCAAGATGACACCGAGCCACTCAAGTTTGAGGCAAATATTCCCGAGTCCTTTCTTCTTCAGCTGAGGACGATTGAGGTTACTTG GTAA
- the LOC125211548 gene encoding putative F-box protein At1g49610 isoform X2 — protein MENPKRCIHEDLLRDLPDCLLFDIFWRLPMTDVVRTSVLSKRWRNFWTTAPFLNFDNRAMLLGDGSKLQNFVNQALSCWNGDRVLKFRFHSYHEIASSMYSDVDLWVNFAQRNGVEELHLHVLCITKRAWPGFDGKEVYRVPPCLYSYSSLKELSLQSCNLEISGNVQWNKLESLKINAYTAAPAVINQILSGTPQLKVFHLTYVDKGGILSIQSSSLKELSIDKYILWRDDLLALSDLRICTPNLETLEIKGLPYRKYFLTDVSSLTRAVLDSVPFGLGHFLQIWLSHALSQILQSIQHAENIALSDCCTEVVGALKMNCVHSAFLNVKSLELRCCFDDYKQVVGVLAMFPRLEKLIIRDKKEEGLQDDTEPLKFEANIPESFLLQLRTIEVITSFCRTFSFKYQWQQYVSLGREVLGSLFLHSTCCAVSIIGSFCSCILLVLYVYSAQ, from the exons ATGGAAAACCCAAAGAGATGTATTCACGAGGACCTGCTACGAGACTTACCCGATTGTTTATTGTTTGACATATTTTGGAGGTTGCCAATGACAGATGTGGTTAGGACTTCTGTTCTATCCAAACGCTGGAGGAATTTTTGGACCACTGCCCCCTTTCTTAACTTCGATAATCGTGCTATGTTGCTTGGTGATGGTAGTAAGCTTCAGAATTTTGTTAATCAGGCTTTGTCATGCTGGAATGGGGATAGGGTTTTGAAGTTCAGGTTTCATTCGTATCATGAGATTGCGAGTTCAATGTATAGCGATGTTGATTTGTGGGTGAATTTTGCACAGAGAAATGGAGTCGAAGAATTACATTTACATGTGTTGTGCATTACTAAAAGAGCTTGGCCTGGTTTTGATGGTAAGGAAGTTTACCGCGTGCCACCGTGCCTCTACTCTTACTCATCCCTAAAAGAGTTATCACTCCAATCTTGTAACTTGGAGATTAGTGGAAATGTGCAGTGGAATAAACTCGAGAGTTTGAAGATTAATGCTTACACGGCTGCTCCAGCTGTGATTAACCAAATATTGTCTGGTACTCCTCAGTTGAAAGTCTTTCACCTGACTTATGTTGACAAAGGTGGAATATTGAGTATCCAATCTAGTAGTTTGAAAGAGCTGTCTATTGACAAGTACATTTTGTGGCGCGACGATCTACTTGCGCTTTCGGATCTGAGAATCTGTACCCCGAATCTTGAAACATTAGAGATTAAAGGACTTCCATATAGGAAGTATTTTCTGACGGATGTCTCATCTTTGACACGTGCAGTTCTTGATTCGGTGCCCTTTGGTTTAGGCCATTTTTTGCAGATTTGGTTGTCACACGCATTGAGTCAAATTCTTCAAAGCATTCAACATGCGGAAAACATCGCGTTATCAGACTGTTGCACCGAG GTGGTTGGAGCTTTGAAAATGAATTGTGTGCACTCAGCTTTTCTCAATGTCAAATCCCTAGAACTCAGATGTTGTTTTGATGACTACAAACAAGTAGTAGGTGTTCTAGCAATGTTCCCTCGGTTGGAGAAATTAATCATTAGAGACAAGAAAGAAGAAGGCCTCCAAGATGACACCGAGCCACTCAAGTTTGAGGCAAATATTCCCGAGTCCTTTCTTCTTCAGCTGAGGACGATTGAG GTAATTACCAGCTTTTGTCGtacattttctttcaaatatCAATGGCAACAGTATGTTTCTCTGGGGAGGGAAGTGCTAGGTTCCCTTTTCTTGCATTCGACTTGCTGTGCTGTGTCAATTATAGGTTCGTTTTGCAGTTGTATTTTGTTAGTACTATATGTTTATTCAGCACAGTAA
- the LOC125211548 gene encoding F-box/LRR-repeat protein 25-like isoform X6: MENPKRCIHEDLLRDLPDCLLFDIFWRLPMTDVVRTSVLSKRWRNFWTTAPFLNFDNRAMLLGDGSKLQNFVNQALSCWNGDRVLKFRFHSYHEIASSMYSDVDLWVNFAQRNGVEELHLHVLCITKRAWPGFDGKEVYRVPPCLYSYSSLKELSLQSCNLEISGNVQWNKLESLKINAYTAAPAVINQILSGTPQLKVFHLTYVDKVLDSVPFGLGHFLQIWLSHALSQILQSIQHAENIALSDCCTEVVGALKMNCVHSAFLNVKSLELRCCFDDYKQVVGVLAMFPRLEKLIIRDKKEEGLQDDTEPLKFEANIPESFLLQLRTIEVTWSERYDIFPLIEILLKYASKLEKIVFQLYEIKSPAPSNSLSLVSQKLKGMQRSSTNCTINITQLRI; encoded by the exons ATGGAAAACCCAAAGAGATGTATTCACGAGGACCTGCTACGAGACTTACCCGATTGTTTATTGTTTGACATATTTTGGAGGTTGCCAATGACAGATGTGGTTAGGACTTCTGTTCTATCCAAACGCTGGAGGAATTTTTGGACCACTGCCCCCTTTCTTAACTTCGATAATCGTGCTATGTTGCTTGGTGATGGTAGTAAGCTTCAGAATTTTGTTAATCAGGCTTTGTCATGCTGGAATGGGGATAGGGTTTTGAAGTTCAGGTTTCATTCGTATCATGAGATTGCGAGTTCAATGTATAGCGATGTTGATTTGTGGGTGAATTTTGCACAGAGAAATGGAGTCGAAGAATTACATTTACATGTGTTGTGCATTACTAAAAGAGCTTGGCCTGGTTTTGATGGTAAGGAAGTTTACCGCGTGCCACCGTGCCTCTACTCTTACTCATCCCTAAAAGAGTTATCACTCCAATCTTGTAACTTGGAGATTAGTGGAAATGTGCAGTGGAATAAACTCGAGAGTTTGAAGATTAATGCTTACACGGCTGCTCCAGCTGTGATTAACCAAATATTGTCTGGTACTCCTCAGTTGAAAGTCTTTCACCTGACTTATGTTGACAAAG TTCTTGATTCGGTGCCCTTTGGTTTAGGCCATTTTTTGCAGATTTGGTTGTCACACGCATTGAGTCAAATTCTTCAAAGCATTCAACATGCGGAAAACATCGCGTTATCAGACTGTTGCACCGAG GTGGTTGGAGCTTTGAAAATGAATTGTGTGCACTCAGCTTTTCTCAATGTCAAATCCCTAGAACTCAGATGTTGTTTTGATGACTACAAACAAGTAGTAGGTGTTCTAGCAATGTTCCCTCGGTTGGAGAAATTAATCATTAGAGACAAGAAAGAAGAAGGCCTCCAAGATGACACCGAGCCACTCAAGTTTGAGGCAAATATTCCCGAGTCCTTTCTTCTTCAGCTGAGGACGATTGAGGTTACTTGGTCTGAGCGCTACGACATATTCCCATTGATTGAGATTTTGTTAAAATACGCAAGCAAGCTAGAAAAGATTGTTTTCCAATTATATGAAATCAAGTCGCCTGCACCGTCAAATTCTCTGTCTTTGGTGTCACAGAAACTGAAGGGGATGCAGAGATCTTCGACTAACTGCACAATTAATATCACCCAGCTACGCATTTAA
- the LOC125211548 gene encoding F-box protein At5g03100-like isoform X5 — translation MENPKRCIHEDLLRDLPDCLLFDIFWRLPMTDVVRTSVLSKRWRNFWTTAPFLNFDNRAMLLGDGSKLQNFVNQALSCWNGDRVLKFREMESKNYIYMCCALLKELGLVLMWNKLESLKINAYTAAPAVINQILSGTPQLKVFHLTYVDKGGILSIQSSSLKELSIDKYILWRDDLLALSDLRICTPNLETLEIKGLPYRKYFLTDVSSLTRAVLDSVPFGLGHFLQIWLSHALSQILQSIQHAENIALSDCCTEVVGALKMNCVHSAFLNVKSLELRCCFDDYKQVVGVLAMFPRLEKLIIRDKKEEGLQDDTEPLKFEANIPESFLLQLRTIEVTWSERYDIFPLIEILLKYASKLEKIVFQLYEIKSPAPSNSLSLVSQKLKGMQRSSTNCTINITQLRI, via the exons ATGGAAAACCCAAAGAGATGTATTCACGAGGACCTGCTACGAGACTTACCCGATTGTTTATTGTTTGACATATTTTGGAGGTTGCCAATGACAGATGTGGTTAGGACTTCTGTTCTATCCAAACGCTGGAGGAATTTTTGGACCACTGCCCCCTTTCTTAACTTCGATAATCGTGCTATGTTGCTTGGTGATGGTAGTAAGCTTCAGAATTTTGTTAATCAGGCTTTGTCATGCTGGAATGGGGATAGGGTTTTGAAGTTCAG AGAAATGGAGTCGAAGAATTACATTTACATGTGTTGTGCATTACTAAAAGAGCTTGGCCTGGTTTTGATG TGGAATAAACTCGAGAGTTTGAAGATTAATGCTTACACGGCTGCTCCAGCTGTGATTAACCAAATATTGTCTGGTACTCCTCAGTTGAAAGTCTTTCACCTGACTTATGTTGACAAAGGTGGAATATTGAGTATCCAATCTAGTAGTTTGAAAGAGCTGTCTATTGACAAGTACATTTTGTGGCGCGACGATCTACTTGCGCTTTCGGATCTGAGAATCTGTACCCCGAATCTTGAAACATTAGAGATTAAAGGACTTCCATATAGGAAGTATTTTCTGACGGATGTCTCATCTTTGACACGTGCAGTTCTTGATTCGGTGCCCTTTGGTTTAGGCCATTTTTTGCAGATTTGGTTGTCACACGCATTGAGTCAAATTCTTCAAAGCATTCAACATGCGGAAAACATCGCGTTATCAGACTGTTGCACCGAG GTGGTTGGAGCTTTGAAAATGAATTGTGTGCACTCAGCTTTTCTCAATGTCAAATCCCTAGAACTCAGATGTTGTTTTGATGACTACAAACAAGTAGTAGGTGTTCTAGCAATGTTCCCTCGGTTGGAGAAATTAATCATTAGAGACAAGAAAGAAGAAGGCCTCCAAGATGACACCGAGCCACTCAAGTTTGAGGCAAATATTCCCGAGTCCTTTCTTCTTCAGCTGAGGACGATTGAGGTTACTTGGTCTGAGCGCTACGACATATTCCCATTGATTGAGATTTTGTTAAAATACGCAAGCAAGCTAGAAAAGATTGTTTTCCAATTATATGAAATCAAGTCGCCTGCACCGTCAAATTCTCTGTCTTTGGTGTCACAGAAACTGAAGGGGATGCAGAGATCTTCGACTAACTGCACAATTAATATCACCCAGCTACGCATTTAA
- the LOC125211548 gene encoding putative F-box/LRR-repeat protein At5g02930 isoform X11 produces the protein MENPKRCIHEDLLRDLPDCLLFDIFWRLPMTDVVRTSVLSKRWRNFWTTAPFLNFDNRAMLLGDGSKLQNFVNQALSCWNGDRVLKFRFHSYHEIASSMYSDVDLWVNFAQRNGVEELHLHVLCITKRAWPGFDVLDSVPFGLGHFLQIWLSHALSQILQSIQHAENIALSDCCTEVVGALKMNCVHSAFLNVKSLELRCCFDDYKQVVGVLAMFPRLEKLIIRDKKEEGLQDDTEPLKFEANIPESFLLQLRTIEVTWSERYDIFPLIEILLKYASKLEKIVFQLYEIKSPAPSNSLSLVSQKLKGMQRSSTNCTINITQLRI, from the exons ATGGAAAACCCAAAGAGATGTATTCACGAGGACCTGCTACGAGACTTACCCGATTGTTTATTGTTTGACATATTTTGGAGGTTGCCAATGACAGATGTGGTTAGGACTTCTGTTCTATCCAAACGCTGGAGGAATTTTTGGACCACTGCCCCCTTTCTTAACTTCGATAATCGTGCTATGTTGCTTGGTGATGGTAGTAAGCTTCAGAATTTTGTTAATCAGGCTTTGTCATGCTGGAATGGGGATAGGGTTTTGAAGTTCAGGTTTCATTCGTATCATGAGATTGCGAGTTCAATGTATAGCGATGTTGATTTGTGGGTGAATTTTGCACAGAGAAATGGAGTCGAAGAATTACATTTACATGTGTTGTGCATTACTAAAAGAGCTTGGCCTGGTTTTGATG TTCTTGATTCGGTGCCCTTTGGTTTAGGCCATTTTTTGCAGATTTGGTTGTCACACGCATTGAGTCAAATTCTTCAAAGCATTCAACATGCGGAAAACATCGCGTTATCAGACTGTTGCACCGAG GTGGTTGGAGCTTTGAAAATGAATTGTGTGCACTCAGCTTTTCTCAATGTCAAATCCCTAGAACTCAGATGTTGTTTTGATGACTACAAACAAGTAGTAGGTGTTCTAGCAATGTTCCCTCGGTTGGAGAAATTAATCATTAGAGACAAGAAAGAAGAAGGCCTCCAAGATGACACCGAGCCACTCAAGTTTGAGGCAAATATTCCCGAGTCCTTTCTTCTTCAGCTGAGGACGATTGAGGTTACTTGGTCTGAGCGCTACGACATATTCCCATTGATTGAGATTTTGTTAAAATACGCAAGCAAGCTAGAAAAGATTGTTTTCCAATTATATGAAATCAAGTCGCCTGCACCGTCAAATTCTCTGTCTTTGGTGTCACAGAAACTGAAGGGGATGCAGAGATCTTCGACTAACTGCACAATTAATATCACCCAGCTACGCATTTAA
- the LOC125211548 gene encoding F-box/LRR-repeat protein 25-like isoform X4 — MENPKRCIHEDLLRDLPDCLLFDIFWRLPMTDVVRTSVLSKRWRNFWTTAPFLNFDNRAMLLGDGSKLQNFVNQALSCWNGDRVLKFRFHSYHEIASSMYSDVDLWVNFAQRNGVEELHLHVLCITKRAWPGFDGKEVYRVPPCLYSYSSLKELSLQSCNLEISGNVQWNKLESLKINAYTAAPAVINQILSGTPQLKVFHLTYVDKGGILSIQSSSLKELSIDKYILWRDDLLALSDLRICTPNLETLEIKGLPYRKYFLTDVSSLTRAVLDSVPFGLGHFLQIWLSHALSQILQSIQHAENIALSDCCTEVVGALKMNCVHSAFLNVKSLELRCCFDDYKQVVGVLAMFPRLEKLIIRDKKEEGLQDDTEPLKFEANIPESFLLQLRTIEKLKGMQRSSTNCTINITQLRI; from the exons ATGGAAAACCCAAAGAGATGTATTCACGAGGACCTGCTACGAGACTTACCCGATTGTTTATTGTTTGACATATTTTGGAGGTTGCCAATGACAGATGTGGTTAGGACTTCTGTTCTATCCAAACGCTGGAGGAATTTTTGGACCACTGCCCCCTTTCTTAACTTCGATAATCGTGCTATGTTGCTTGGTGATGGTAGTAAGCTTCAGAATTTTGTTAATCAGGCTTTGTCATGCTGGAATGGGGATAGGGTTTTGAAGTTCAGGTTTCATTCGTATCATGAGATTGCGAGTTCAATGTATAGCGATGTTGATTTGTGGGTGAATTTTGCACAGAGAAATGGAGTCGAAGAATTACATTTACATGTGTTGTGCATTACTAAAAGAGCTTGGCCTGGTTTTGATGGTAAGGAAGTTTACCGCGTGCCACCGTGCCTCTACTCTTACTCATCCCTAAAAGAGTTATCACTCCAATCTTGTAACTTGGAGATTAGTGGAAATGTGCAGTGGAATAAACTCGAGAGTTTGAAGATTAATGCTTACACGGCTGCTCCAGCTGTGATTAACCAAATATTGTCTGGTACTCCTCAGTTGAAAGTCTTTCACCTGACTTATGTTGACAAAGGTGGAATATTGAGTATCCAATCTAGTAGTTTGAAAGAGCTGTCTATTGACAAGTACATTTTGTGGCGCGACGATCTACTTGCGCTTTCGGATCTGAGAATCTGTACCCCGAATCTTGAAACATTAGAGATTAAAGGACTTCCATATAGGAAGTATTTTCTGACGGATGTCTCATCTTTGACACGTGCAGTTCTTGATTCGGTGCCCTTTGGTTTAGGCCATTTTTTGCAGATTTGGTTGTCACACGCATTGAGTCAAATTCTTCAAAGCATTCAACATGCGGAAAACATCGCGTTATCAGACTGTTGCACCGAG GTGGTTGGAGCTTTGAAAATGAATTGTGTGCACTCAGCTTTTCTCAATGTCAAATCCCTAGAACTCAGATGTTGTTTTGATGACTACAAACAAGTAGTAGGTGTTCTAGCAATGTTCCCTCGGTTGGAGAAATTAATCATTAGAGACAAGAAAGAAGAAGGCCTCCAAGATGACACCGAGCCACTCAAGTTTGAGGCAAATATTCCCGAGTCCTTTCTTCTTCAGCTGAGGACGATTGAG AAACTGAAGGGGATGCAGAGATCTTCGACTAACTGCACAATTAATATCACCCAGCTACGCATTTAA
- the LOC125211548 gene encoding F-box/FBD/LRR-repeat protein At1g13570-like isoform X3, whose amino-acid sequence MENPKRCIHEDLLRDLPDCLLFDIFWRLPMTDVVRTSVLSKRWRNFWTTAPFLNFDNRAMLLGDGSKLQNFVNQALSCWNGDRVLKFRFHSYHEIASSMYSDVDLWVNFAQRNGVEELHLHVLCITKRAWPGFDGKEVYRVPPCLYSYSSLKELSLQSCNLEISGNVQWNKLESLKINAYTAAPAVINQILSGTPQLKVFHLTYVDKGGILSIQSSSLKELSIDKYILWRDDLLALSDLRIFLDSVPFGLGHFLQIWLSHALSQILQSIQHAENIALSDCCTEVVGALKMNCVHSAFLNVKSLELRCCFDDYKQVVGVLAMFPRLEKLIIRDKKEEGLQDDTEPLKFEANIPESFLLQLRTIEVTWSERYDIFPLIEILLKYASKLEKIVFQLYEIKSPAPSNSLSLVSQKLKGMQRSSTNCTINITQLRI is encoded by the exons ATGGAAAACCCAAAGAGATGTATTCACGAGGACCTGCTACGAGACTTACCCGATTGTTTATTGTTTGACATATTTTGGAGGTTGCCAATGACAGATGTGGTTAGGACTTCTGTTCTATCCAAACGCTGGAGGAATTTTTGGACCACTGCCCCCTTTCTTAACTTCGATAATCGTGCTATGTTGCTTGGTGATGGTAGTAAGCTTCAGAATTTTGTTAATCAGGCTTTGTCATGCTGGAATGGGGATAGGGTTTTGAAGTTCAGGTTTCATTCGTATCATGAGATTGCGAGTTCAATGTATAGCGATGTTGATTTGTGGGTGAATTTTGCACAGAGAAATGGAGTCGAAGAATTACATTTACATGTGTTGTGCATTACTAAAAGAGCTTGGCCTGGTTTTGATGGTAAGGAAGTTTACCGCGTGCCACCGTGCCTCTACTCTTACTCATCCCTAAAAGAGTTATCACTCCAATCTTGTAACTTGGAGATTAGTGGAAATGTGCAGTGGAATAAACTCGAGAGTTTGAAGATTAATGCTTACACGGCTGCTCCAGCTGTGATTAACCAAATATTGTCTGGTACTCCTCAGTTGAAAGTCTTTCACCTGACTTATGTTGACAAAGGTGGAATATTGAGTATCCAATCTAGTAGTTTGAAAGAGCTGTCTATTGACAAGTACATTTTGTGGCGCGACGATCTACTTGCGCTTTCGGATCTGAGAATCT TTCTTGATTCGGTGCCCTTTGGTTTAGGCCATTTTTTGCAGATTTGGTTGTCACACGCATTGAGTCAAATTCTTCAAAGCATTCAACATGCGGAAAACATCGCGTTATCAGACTGTTGCACCGAG GTGGTTGGAGCTTTGAAAATGAATTGTGTGCACTCAGCTTTTCTCAATGTCAAATCCCTAGAACTCAGATGTTGTTTTGATGACTACAAACAAGTAGTAGGTGTTCTAGCAATGTTCCCTCGGTTGGAGAAATTAATCATTAGAGACAAGAAAGAAGAAGGCCTCCAAGATGACACCGAGCCACTCAAGTTTGAGGCAAATATTCCCGAGTCCTTTCTTCTTCAGCTGAGGACGATTGAGGTTACTTGGTCTGAGCGCTACGACATATTCCCATTGATTGAGATTTTGTTAAAATACGCAAGCAAGCTAGAAAAGATTGTTTTCCAATTATATGAAATCAAGTCGCCTGCACCGTCAAATTCTCTGTCTTTGGTGTCACAGAAACTGAAGGGGATGCAGAGATCTTCGACTAACTGCACAATTAATATCACCCAGCTACGCATTTAA
- the LOC125211548 gene encoding FBD-associated F-box protein At5g22730-like isoform X10 — MENPKRCIHEDLLRDLPDCLLFDIFWRLPMTDVVRTSVLSKRWRNFWTTAPFLNFDNRAMLLGDGSKLQNFVNQALSCWNGDRVLKFREMESKNYIYMCCALLKELGLVLMWNKLESLKINAYTAAPAVINQILSVLDSVPFGLGHFLQIWLSHALSQILQSIQHAENIALSDCCTEVVGALKMNCVHSAFLNVKSLELRCCFDDYKQVVGVLAMFPRLEKLIIRDKKEEGLQDDTEPLKFEANIPESFLLQLRTIEVTWSERYDIFPLIEILLKYASKLEKIVFQLYEIKSPAPSNSLSLVSQKLKGMQRSSTNCTINITQLRI; from the exons ATGGAAAACCCAAAGAGATGTATTCACGAGGACCTGCTACGAGACTTACCCGATTGTTTATTGTTTGACATATTTTGGAGGTTGCCAATGACAGATGTGGTTAGGACTTCTGTTCTATCCAAACGCTGGAGGAATTTTTGGACCACTGCCCCCTTTCTTAACTTCGATAATCGTGCTATGTTGCTTGGTGATGGTAGTAAGCTTCAGAATTTTGTTAATCAGGCTTTGTCATGCTGGAATGGGGATAGGGTTTTGAAGTTCAG AGAAATGGAGTCGAAGAATTACATTTACATGTGTTGTGCATTACTAAAAGAGCTTGGCCTGGTTTTGATG TGGAATAAACTCGAGAGTTTGAAGATTAATGCTTACACGGCTGCTCCAGCTGTGATTAACCAAATATTGTCTG TTCTTGATTCGGTGCCCTTTGGTTTAGGCCATTTTTTGCAGATTTGGTTGTCACACGCATTGAGTCAAATTCTTCAAAGCATTCAACATGCGGAAAACATCGCGTTATCAGACTGTTGCACCGAG GTGGTTGGAGCTTTGAAAATGAATTGTGTGCACTCAGCTTTTCTCAATGTCAAATCCCTAGAACTCAGATGTTGTTTTGATGACTACAAACAAGTAGTAGGTGTTCTAGCAATGTTCCCTCGGTTGGAGAAATTAATCATTAGAGACAAGAAAGAAGAAGGCCTCCAAGATGACACCGAGCCACTCAAGTTTGAGGCAAATATTCCCGAGTCCTTTCTTCTTCAGCTGAGGACGATTGAGGTTACTTGGTCTGAGCGCTACGACATATTCCCATTGATTGAGATTTTGTTAAAATACGCAAGCAAGCTAGAAAAGATTGTTTTCCAATTATATGAAATCAAGTCGCCTGCACCGTCAAATTCTCTGTCTTTGGTGTCACAGAAACTGAAGGGGATGCAGAGATCTTCGACTAACTGCACAATTAATATCACCCAGCTACGCATTTAA